The genome window AGTAGCACCATCTCTTTTGGAGGAGGGCATTTAGCTTTTATCATTGGAAGCGCTATTATGATGATTCCAAGCGGATACTTGGCAGACAAGTACTCTTCGCAGCGCATAATGTTGATTGCTACATTTGTTGGCATGATTCTTTTTTACACTTTTCTTTTTTCACCGCGTTTAGAAACAACACCTCTTCTTGTCATTCTTTTTTTCATGGGTGCAGCAATTGGGGTCATTCAACCGGTCGCTGTAGCATTTGGAAATATCTTATGCAAGAGCAATCCTGGGATGGTCAGTGCCTTTTTAATGGGAATGGTTTGGTGTGTGTCCGAATTCTTAGGTCCTGCGGGTGGGGGGCTGTTAACAAAATGTTTTGTAGAGGATGCTCCTGCTAAAGCACTAAGCTTAATTGGTGTTTTATTTATCGTGAGTTTGGTTGCTACGTCCCTATTGCCTAGGAGGGAAACAGAAATCTTTTCAACTCAAAAGACTATTGCAAGTTTTAATATGAACACTGTTTAGAAAGGATAGCCCCTTTTCTCCTGTCCTTATCCACTATTTCTCTAGAACTTTCTTTTTTGTTTTTTTTTGGACAGAGTTTTTTTGAAGATGTGCTAAGCGTAGTTTTTGTTGCATAGCTTAAAGGTTTCTAAGGTGGTCTTAATGCTAGGCAGTAAGATTTAAGCTTACACAAAAAAGACAGCTTGAAAAAAGGACGACAAGTGTGCAAGGAGCCTTTTAAAAGAGTGTTTATCTAATTAGAAGTATGTGAAGTAGTTCTTAATCAAAGTTAGATTATTTTAATGGCAAAAAATTAGGGTAGTTGATTAAGAATGAAGGAGAGAAACTTGAATAAGAATTTAACTTTGAAAAAAGTAAGGTCATTAAAATGAAGGCTTTTTGCTGGCACTGTGCAGAAGAAATCCAAGATTTACCTAAACAGATTCCCTTTAGACTAACATGTCCTCATTGTGATACTTACTTACACTGCTGCTCCAATTGTAGCCATTACCAGCCAGGGCGTTCCAACGATTGCAAAATTCCTGGAACAGATTGGGTTGCAGATCGACAAGGGATCAACTTCTGCGAAGATTTTGTCCTTTTGGGAAAGGCATCGCCGCCCAAAAAAAGCCATCTTGATAACGTTTCTAAAAGATTATTTGGAGAGTAAATGAAAAAAGCCCTTTTCAACCTTCTGAGCTTTATTTTTTGTATTCCTGTCCTCTGCAGTGCAGAGAACCCTTATGTTAAAGAAGAGGTTTTGACTGTTGTCGATGTCATGACTCTTGAGCCTAATTTCTCTCATTTTATCACTTTGTTAAATGTTGCACATTTAACCCATTTTTTAGAAGATGAGGGTCCTTTTACAATTTTTGCTCCGACCAATTCTGCATTCGATGCTCTCCCTAAAGGGACCTGGAGCGAGTTCTTAAAACCACAAAATTTTACCACATTACAAAAATTTTTGAAGGAGCACATTATTGCAAAAAAAGTAATGTCTCCAAATTTGAAAGCTTTTGAATTACAAACAATTAGTGGCAAACAACTCGAAGCTCAAGTGAACGATGGCATCGTTACGATTAACGGTGCACAGATTGTCATCCCTAATAGACAGGGGGCCAACGGTGTCGTCCATGGAATCAGCTCATTGATGCCTCAAAAATAAGGAATTTTCTATGACTTTTTTTTCTAATTGCCTTGAACTCGTTAAATCGATCGTTCCGCTAAATAGAAATCAGGACGAGGCTAAGGTAAAAAATAAACAAGAGAAAGTTAAGCTAAGAGATTTTCAAGATAGGTTAATTTATGAATCTATGCTTGAGATCCTTAATAGCTTAAACTCCATTAGTTTTAGGTCTTTTGAATTTTGCTATGCAATTCAAGGCTATTACAATGGACATGATGTGTGGGCTTTAAAGCTACATCGTAATCACTCCCCGACATTTGTATCTCCCACCATAAATATTTCTGATGATTCGTGGCCAGCCTTTGCTGCCAGTTTGGACAGGCCAGAAACAAGGACACATGTTGGATCGAACTTTTATACAACAACCATCACCCGCCATGTCTGCGATATAAAACTTGTCGGCTTGAATGCTTTTCCAGGTGAAGGAAAATGCTGGCTAGCGGGAGACACTTTTAGGACAAATTCTCACGATTTAAATCGAGATACTTGGCAATGGATTGTGAATCAATCATTTGCCAGCATGAGTTCTACAATAAAGTCACTTGCAAAGGCTACCCTTCAGGGGTTTGAGGATTACGATAAGATCTACGATAAAAGCACTAACTATCTCTCTAGGAGAAGATCGTTGACAGGCGAAGAGTTGCAACTGCAAGTGAGATTGAAAGTGATCGTTGCAGAAATTTTAATGAAAAATAAAGACTTAAAAACTCATTTTGAGCGCTTGAAGATGGTTGAAAATACCGATAATGAAACATTTAAATCTTCCCCCTTACTCGATCTAGCAACGAGAATCGCGATAGTACAAAGCATTTCCAAGGGGGAAGAAATACCTGAAGGGGGGATGGATTTTTCTTCTTATTGGGGGATCTGCGGAAAGATTAAGAATATTCCTGTTATCAGCAAGTTAATAGAAGAGAGTAAGGACTATATAGTTGGAGATAGCTATGATGAATTTATGGCCAACAAGCAACTAAAAAAATAACCATTCTGC of Chlamydiales bacterium STE3 contains these proteins:
- a CDS encoding Uncharacterized protein (Product derived from UniProtKB/Trembl:D6YTQ6); amino-acid sequence: MKAFCWHCAEEIQDLPKQIPFRLTCPHCDTYLHCCSNCSHYQPGRSNDCKIPGTDWVADRQGINFCEDFVLLGKASPPKKSHLDNVSKRLFGE
- a CDS encoding hypothetical protein (Product derived from UniProtKB/Swiss-Prot:P74615;Uncharacterized protein sll1483); this encodes MKKALFNLLSFIFCIPVLCSAENPYVKEEVLTVVDVMTLEPNFSHFITLLNVAHLTHFLEDEGPFTIFAPTNSAFDALPKGTWSEFLKPQNFTTLQKFLKEHIIAKKVMSPNLKAFELQTISGKQLEAQVNDGIVTINGAQIVIPNRQGANGVVHGISSLMPQK